The genomic DNA TGCGGCAGCGGCTTGGGAAGATAAGGCTGAGGCAAGGCGGCGGTGTGCTGTCGAGCAGAGACGGCACGGGCGAGGAGGGGCCGGCCGGACCGTGCGCACGCGCGGTGGCAGCGCCGTGACCAGCACGCGCGGTTGCGGCATGGGTCACGGTATAGCCGGGTGGAGCAGCCGGCCAGCGGTGGCACCGGGTTGGGCTAGCAGCAGCCAAACAGTGACGGGAAAGGGCTAAAAAATCCTATGGTGGAAGGGATTtgaaaattaagaaaaattcCTGTAAAGCCATTCCTTCCCTAGGCTAATGAACCTGTGCTTCTAAGGAGCCCTTAATTTTATATAGGTGTGCGTAGTTCTAAAAATAGTTTGAGCTGAAATAACTTTAACAGTTTGGATTTTGCTTTGAGCTTACTGTAGGTGCGAATGTGCTAACGTTGCTAATAAATTCACGGTTTGGGTTCTACCTCCGTAGCAATTTGGAATTTGGTGTGGCGATTATGCATGGGTTGTCGCATGGGCCGGTAGCGAGTCTGCGACTGCGAGTAGCTAGCGCCTAGCGAGCACCGAGCAGTCACCAGACTCACCACGCGCCCGACCCACCTCCCATCGCATCCTCTCACCTCGCCTCCCtttccccgccaccgccgccacgcgcccgacccacctccgcctcgcctgcgcTGCCGCAACACCACCATCTcacccgcaggccgcagccaACGCCACGTCGCCACCACACCTGGCCTCCCTCCCGATCCAGActcctccatggccggcggagGGACGAGCTCTCCATGAAGCCGGCGGCCGAGCTGTTCAAGAATCCGGCCTTCGGGATCTACCTCATAGGCGAGGCCGCCTACAACCGCGTCCACCGTCCCTCCGGCGATCACCACCACTAGACGGCCGGTCGGGATCCGTGGCTCCAAGGTAAATCCCCCACCCGCTTCCCTATTTCTTGTGGCAATGGTTTCGTGGTTGACGAGAGCAGCACTGGAGCGAAATGTTGTGGTGCGGCCGGTGCGGTGAGTTGCTTGCtggaggtggagaggaggagaaaaggGAGATGCACTGCTGCCGCTTTTATTTGTGCTGTCAaccagaaaataaaaaaacaatgcaTGTAATTTGCTTGCGTTTTTGTTTTCTGATCCCGGAAATTTTTTAGATGGAGGTGACTCTTGAACTCTTGAGTCCCAATTCCCTTAACAATGCCCCATAATCTGCATTGTCCACATCACCTTTAACTTTATGAACAACCAAATAGCATATTTTGCTTAGGCTTAATAAACAGATGATGCATTTAAAAGATTTCACACTTGTACTTAAAACTTTTACCCTGTTGTGATATTCATAACTTTTCAATGCAGCTGAAATGGTCAGAAGACAAGCTCTCTTTCCTGGTGACTCTGAGTTGCAACCGTTGCTTCGCATTTTCAGGTATGTTTTCCCTTCTGCATTCAGACGTTGGTGCCATAATATGAGTAATACCTTGCTTAGTTGCTAGGATAGTGTCATTCTTTTGGTCGTGAAGTTATGGTTCTCTAACCAAGTTGAAGGAATGCTGCATTAAATTAGTTCTTGCTTGGCATAATCTGAAATGTGCTATTATGTGTGATGACAGTTTGATTTTCCTCACTCTTCTCTGTTAGACACTACTAGTACCCTTGGTTGTTCTAACTTTCAAGAAATAGACAATTGTGCATATATAACCTGAATTTGATCCATTTCCTTTCTCATATTTGGAATGGGTCTATCGTGTCTACATTTTCTTTTGGTATTACCTGTATGTTCTTAACATGCTTCATATCAGTTTGTTCATTCGTTTGTCAGTGATAACATTGGCTAAATTGTCACTTCAGAGCTAAATCAATATCTGATTATGCCCTGAAAGAGAAAAGTCTGCTTATGGCTTTATTAGGATGTTTTgtccaaaagaaagaaacaaagaaattgAGCTGATGGTTTTGTGATTGACGTGTTGCAGAAAATGCTTCAGCTTGATCCTTCAAACAGGATATCAGCTGTCGCAGCGATGGAGCATCCCTACTTCGATAGCCTTGCAAGTCCCAGTTCTAGTCCTTGTACCATGCGATTCCGAAGATGCTACTCTCAAGAAGTGAGCTTAGTGATGGAGCTATGAATTTCACTTGCCATCTAGGCAACTGGCTCATACACATTACCGAGTGTAAAATTGCCATGTATGACTGAATGAACCATATGCTTTCTTGTACCAACTTGCTGTCCCTACATTGGGACGCGAAGGAATTGGCCTCCTATCAGTGAACGGAATTGGCCTCCTATCAGTGGCTGGCTGCTTGTTCAGGAGCGCATTCAGTGCCGCGCGAATCTCGCCAAGAAGCACATTCTGGATGATCCGGCTTGTGAACTGTGTGGGCAGCCCGAGGACTGCGACCACATCATCTTTCACTGCAAGTTCGCGGCACACGCATGGGAGGCGCTGGGTATCTCAACTACCGGTGCTTCAGTAAAGCAGCTGTGGACTGTTGCTCGTCCGACAACGGTCCCAGCGCAAGAATTCTCAAGCTTCCTCCTCCTACTATGCTGGCTTCTCTGGAAACACAGGAATGAGGTTGTGTTCCGCCACTCCCCTCCGTCGCACGAAAGGTTCTGGCAAACCTGCAGAGACGAAGCCCGATTGTGGAGCCAACGGTTTAGGGCAGAAGAGCGAGTTACCGCTGAGACTTGGTGTTTAGTTTTTGGTTCAATGTAAACCGAACTGTATGTCTGACAAACCTTACCCCCTCCTATTTTCAAACCTGCTAAAAATGTCAGTGTAAAGACTTTTGGCCTCCAAAAGGCtcaatgaatgaatgaatcagGTGGGGATCTTCCTCCCCgttgaacaaaaaaaatagctgaGCAAAAGTTTTTGTTTTGATTCTACAGGAATTCCGTGTTCCATTTTTGTTGATGGGAGCGgaccttgcaacttgtttggCTACTAGTAGCTACctattgggttgtaaccatatttggtCAGCAGTTTATATAACTTATGCACTAGAAAGTTGGGGTAGTATGGTATTTGATTGTGAAGGTTTGAATTGGAGCGGGTTACATTTATTTCCCTTGTGAGAATAGGTTGGTGGGGTTACAACTTGGGTTACAGCCCAATTAGCAGGGCTAGGTGTGCGTGTGGTATATATAATGCTTCTTTGTTGAAAATTGTATTACACGAATTCaggttttttttataaaaaaaaagcgAGCGTGCGTGCGGATAGCCATAACGTGGATCAAATTATTAagtgatcgatcgatcaatcTGATCTAACAACTAGTGCAATGCACACCTAGTACGTAGATGGCTAGCTGTAGGCGCCTAACGAGGGAGACCCGGTCAAGGCGACGAGCAACCACGTGCAGGTGGCCGAGACGGCCATCCACCCGAGTACCCGCTGCCCAGGCCCCTGGCCGTAGCGGCCGCTATTCGCGTCCCCCGCCTCCGTGCTGGCCGTGCGCGTCCCGCGGCGACCGGACCTCCTTAGTCCAGTCCGGCCCGGTTCGCCGCCGTGTTCGCCGACTGGTGGTACGACGCCGCGAAGGGCCGCGAGCCGACGAGCTTGTTGCTGCACGCCGGCGCAGACTGCAGTCGATCAGTCGATCAGTGGTTCAGAATTCGTAGGCCCGTCATGTTCTTCAGACTGCAGTCGATCAGTGATTCTCTGATGCTAATGTGTCATGCATGTTGCCTCCTTTGTGTGACTTGCGCTCTTCTGCCCTTTCTCATCATCGCTTCTTTCTTCAGTATTCAGTGTCAGAGTAGCTCATtctgtcttctttttttttaaacgtaAAGTAGCTCATTCTGTCAGATTGCAGTTTCAGTTCATTCACAGAGCTATGATAGGCGATGCGTCGAACTTGGAAAGATTTTGCAAGCCAGATTTAGGGGCCGTTTGGGAGGATTTctcccaaaacggcttcaccggtgaagcgaAAGTCGGTGAAGTAAAAAAAATTGGCTTCACCTGTCTTCTAGTTTATTTTAGCCCCAGCTTGCAAATAGCTTCACGCTACAGTTGTCTCGATTTGCGCAAAATAGATGAAGCCAAAGCTAAAATGAGCTGTGCCAAAGAGGGATCGGTGGTCCTTGTCCATGTGTACTATCCAGAGGAGGGAAGTTACCGTCGGTTCAAATAGCGGTAGTTTAATCCGGTGGTAGgggtctatttctgcaaatttttgaatcggctatttatttttgcaaaatcgtaaaagaaaaaatataaaaataaaaaaaattcgataCTTTTGGGTTGACAGATTGCGCCACAAATGCAGTCGAGCCGCTTGCTATTGGGCTGCTTCAAAAGCTTTTGGGCTTTGCCACTTTTCTGCCTCATTTCCTTctttccttcctccttggcCAACCAAGAAAATGTTCCGTTTCACGCTGGTGGGTGCTTGGGCAAAACAATCCATCCTCCTCCACCTGTCGCGGAGCCTGCCAGGTGAAATTGGTCTGAAACAACCTGCCCGGTGGGATCTGACGGCCGTGATGTCTTGACCGGCACGCAATTACTCGCAGCATCCCCTTCCGTCCTCCCCCCACGCGCTGCGTGTGCCTCTTCCGGCGTCCGGTGCACCGTACGGCCGTCGTCGGGAACCGAGACCTGGGGCCCACATCGTAACCAACCCACTAACAAACTCATCAGCCAgccgtcttcgtcttcctctacAAATACCCACCGGCACGGGCAGGGGCAACGCCACCTCCCAAACACGCGCAATCCAACGAGAGCAACGCGAGCGAACTCGAAAGCCAGAGAGCGAGAGGAGACGCAGgaagcgaggaggaggaggaaggggagcgaAGGCGCCATGGCCGACGACAACAGCGTCGCGAAGATCATCGGCCTCACCGGCCTCGCGCTCTCGAGCGGCGCCTCCGCTGCCTTGGCTACCGGCGCGTGCAGCTGGTGCGCGCTCCAGGCCTACCGCGAGGGCCGGCTCTCGcgagggtggtggtggctgcGCGTCGGCTCGCTCGGCGGCGTCTCGACCCTGGAGCAGGCGCTGGACTACGACTGCGCCCTGTGCCGCCGCGGCCTGGACCAGCGGGAGGAGGTCCGCACGCTCTCCTGCGACCACGTCTTCCACCTCCGCAAGAGCGCCAAGTGCGAGAACACCATCGACGCCTGGCTCCGCGAGAACCAAATGCGCTGCCCGGTCTGCTGCAAGATCGCCTACCCCGTGCTGCCATggaagccgccgccggcatccgcgccaccggcgcccgcgcggtcgccgtcgacgacggATTTGGAGGCTCAGCTACCGCTGCCGTCGGCCTTTGTGGCGCGACCGCGGAGGCAACCGCCGCGGCTGCCGTCGGAGTGGTTCGAGGATACACTACagccgccatcgccatcgccatcaccatcgccatcgccatcgccatcgccatcgccatcgccatcgccatcgccatcgccatcgccatcgccatcgcagTAGACATGCACGATCGAGCTTGGATGAAACGGTGCGTCTTGTGGGGCAGTCTGGATCAGTTCTTCGGGAGTTTTTTCAAGGATTCTTTCATCGTTTCTTTTTCTGCGTTGTTGGAACTGATGGACGGTAGTGAGTCTTGTCTGATGGTCTGGATTAGTTCTTGAAAGATTCCTTCGTTGTTTCGCTATTTTGCTTTCCTGGAACACATCGAGGTTAGATGCATTCCTGTTCTTTTGTTCACCTCTGATGTACTAAACATCTGAAGAATTTGGTCAAAAACGGATCGAGCTTACCTGCGTTTATGCTCTTTGTTCAGAGCTGCGTTCACCTGTGATGTACTAATCATCTGAATGTGGTCAAGAAATGGTGATTTGTTAGTTGTTGGATCAGTTATAATGTTCTGACGAAATTCAGTGGATTCTTGGCTAGTCGCTTTTAATAATCTGCTCCAGTTGATACTGCTTAGAAGGCATCTTATGCCGAGAAATTTATGATTTGGTCAGAACGGTAGAATGCATTGTTGATTTTTCTTGCGGTACTGCTTGAAATACTCTGGTAATGCCGCCTCAAAACAAAATCCTCTGGTAATTCTTTATCTGAGTCCCAAACTCTGAAGATTTTTTGTCTAACACATGATGAATGGACCTTGTGACCTGCTTTGCTTATTTTGATGCCGTTTTGTTTGCTTCATCTGATTGCTCTTGCATTCTAGTTCAGTGATAGCAACAGGAGCTACTGCTTGTACTGTTACCTGAAGACTAGTATATGACTGATGGTGCCAATTTACTAGTCTGAAGCAGAAGTAGGGGAATGTGCCTTCTCAATGTTCAGTTTCATGACTTCTCTGCTGTTTTGATGTATGAAATGGCTAATTAGGTGATGACGTTAGGTTCCAGCATTCCATTTTGTGTTAGTATCAGGAACAGTTGATGCATCGATTCTCTTGAATCTGATCTTCTACTCCCATCATGCCAGTGAGACATTTCCATATTTCAGTAGGGGATGAGCTCTGAATGACCCCTATGGCGTTCTGCTCAAGAATGCaccattttcctttcttttgcgGTTCTCCGATCTGAAAACTGTCGTTCCAATTTATTTTGCAGTAGCAGCACATTTCGGTACTGGAAAGCTCTATTGTGTTAGGCTAAAAATGTTCACATTTGTCTCTTCATTATTTTTCAATCCAAGTGATAAATTTTTTATCTGTACTCATAGGTTCAGAATTCAGACACAGTCA from Setaria italica strain Yugu1 chromosome VII, Setaria_italica_v2.0, whole genome shotgun sequence includes the following:
- the LOC101758871 gene encoding E3 ubiquitin-protein ligase RNF167 encodes the protein MADDNSVAKIIGLTGLALSSGASAALATGACSWCALQAYREGRLSRGWWWLRVGSLGGVSTLEQALDYDCALCRRGLDQREEVRTLSCDHVFHLRKSAKCENTIDAWLRENQMRCPVCCKIAYPVLPWKPPPASAPPAPARSPSTTDLEAQLPLPSAFVARPRRQPPRLPSEWFEDTLQPPSPSPSPSPSPSPSPSPSPSPSPSPSPSPSQ